In the Clostridium sporogenes genome, one interval contains:
- a CDS encoding cyclic beta 1-2 glucan synthetase, whose translation MTVFIPIFISLIVIIILIYLIYRNRENKESLIDDINNIFFSEDKQNLGQFAEDISEFHSIVSNRKCRKLVLESLDKSYERIMNNYKYIVSLDEDINMTVPAGEWLLDNIYLIEKQYKDIKKNMPSSYYVKLPVINKGIMKCYPRVYHLALAIIHNLHGNMNKDFIIKFINQYQKNNILTSSEVWALPIMLRIALIQKIAIITEEITYIQRERKRGEELADKIIKNYNDGNIEKTIDELKNKGINVSSYFIETFINIINDNGIKEEKLNLFIKEQLDIREKNIDNIINLGYRKQSKQQIVMGNCINGLREIEAINWKNIFQNVSVIEQILKEDPLEVYSDMDFPSKNFYRNKIERLSRKLKLPESYIAKKSIQCAKQFKSQIEEDNYKRHVGYYIVEEKGVRLLKKVLGVKSEGRDKIKDFLIRNKVRSYITSIIFFTFIFEFFIIKSIEYTNIYATLLQFIILLIPSSEIVVSILNWSLNNLTKPDFIPKLQFTNGISEEASTVVVIPTLIGSKKRAKELVKDMEVYYLANKEKNLYFAILGDFKDSNIEKEENDEEIIKEMLKGVKELNNKYSKEKEIFFALNRYRKYNEKEKAWMGWERKRGKLEEFNRLIRGDKNTSYNVISGDINILKKVKYVITLDADTKLPRDAAKRLIGAMEHPLNNPIIDKVKKRVVHGYGLMQPRISIGVEDANKTLFSKIFSGQVGLDTYSTAVSDIYQDVFKEGIFTGKGIYHVDTFNTMLNGEIKENSVLSHDLLEGSYVRTALVTDIELVDGYPAYYNSSCKRLHRWVRGDWQLIPWIFKKTAINRLSKWKMIDNLRRSILTPNIIILILISLISYYGTDEMITVAFLSIIAPILFNVSEVIIFPSKGIGLSGRIESVKNVLKQFFMIFAFIPHKAYLMLDAIIRTSYRLCISKKNLLEWQTAEDAEKMSRKDIKGYIKSMWVGSLIALIILCLAIRTSNEVAILLVPACIIWTISPYIAFYVSQDKKTKVYLNKDNRGLLINIARRTWAYFEDFVCEHTKWLAPDNYQEQPYKGIAYRTSPTNMGMGITSNIVAYDLGFISLENLINRLENIVSSMNKLDKYEGHFYNWYDIKSGKPLNPKYISSVDSGNLVGYLWLTEESLKDIINKPLLGEKNIDGLLSLLELANEELKEEENIDNFYFNMIFILKGMEPDIVFINNMFIKILNKQKELENFNIDINNFYWNKKLYGFLNEFLEELKKLIPWKDQIIENIGICKNIIEEIRGFSIEVPIKEIPNKIKYIIKNLEQIKTEDNYEREWISNFVDNLNISSDNIRNLIHNVYGLNLKIDELAQNTDFKLLYNQERNLFTIGYNVDSGEIANSYYDLLASEARQASFIAIAKGDIPQDNWITLGRGITYMGKKIKGLASWSGTMFEYFMPLLIMKNYEGTLLDQTYKSVVKGQQLYTRNKNIPWGISESAFYHFDGDKNYQYMAFGVPGIGIKRGLSKDLVISPYSTVLALQQDITGSIKNINDLIDSDLLDRYGFYEAVDYTKNRIPKGKNKAVIKSFMVHHQGMSLMALNNTINNNILQNRFHNKPEVKATELLLQERKSSRIVYNRSIKKYNTELKINNINQYSRIYNTAKTDIPRVGLLSNGNYSLMISNRGGGYSKKEDTTIYRWREDLTSDSRGLFFYIKNINSNNYWSATYEPCKFEGEHYKAQFSSDKITFSREDGNIITETNITVSQEEDAEIRSINLKNNSNHDRVIEITSYCETTLANYNTDLVHPSFSNLFVKTEFSEEPFCILANRRKRSEMDISPWVIQTVAVEGEQIGGFQYETSRIDFIGRGRNLYNPKAMDNETNLKNSIGPVLDPIISIRVRVKLKSKENCTIAYTTAFCHSKKKGIEIAEKYRNIDNIKTAFNLSWSHSNLEMKRLGIRSTAANMYQYIVSNILFINRNMKEREKYIKYIKSGQSNLWSYGISGDYPIVLVTLDKESGIDIIRQLLTAYRYWKLKNINVDLIIINTKESSYIETIEDSILNLINTLGLMHNVNKSAGIFLFNKSTMNEDILNLLRAICRLYIDCNRGSLAEQIDIGSNKNKELDLLEKKEMQYITKPYKFKIPKLEYFNEIGGFDIENNEYTIVLKDYNNTPLPWVNVMSNGNFGFHVSESGSSYSWYKNSRENKLTNWCNDPVIDGESEHVYIRDEITGEIWSITPKPIRDNEKYIINHGFGYSNFKHYTKGIIGEITSYCPMEDNCKISLIKLKNNTDIKREISITYYASTVLGVSKQLSSQYISTYLDEEDFIYSRNPYNSSFKETIAYLKIIGGKEESFTGNRKEFLGIDGTIENPKALNYKKLDDEVGAGIDPCMAENSKITLEPNEERVLIAILGAEDSIDDVRENINKYNNEVMAFEELNNTKEYWRKLTNTIKVKTPDKSMDLMLNGWLLYQVIVCRLWARTAFYQSGGAYGFRDQLQDVMAVCYINPDITKKQIIYSSSRQFKEGDVQHWWHPVVESGIRTRFSDDLLWLPYVTIDYIKNTGDYSILDESTNYLEEPPLKEGEDERYNVASVSSEKGTIYEHCIIAINRALKFGEHNIPLMGSGDWNDGMSTVGNQGKGESVWLGWFLYTILESFINICDYKKDIANMNRYKEYSQFIKENIEKNAWDGSWYRRAYFDNGIPLGSIENDECTIDSLSQSWSVISGAGKESRVKEAMAAVEKNLIKKDKGIISLLTPAFDKSNLQPGYIKGYLPGVRENGGQYTHAAIWVVLAFCKLKMEDKSWSLFNMINPINHTKSYFNCQNYKVEPYVMTADIYDVEPHVGRGGWSWYTGAAAWMYRIGIEGILGLNLKGKDGFYIDPCIPKDWNEYEIIYNRGSCKYNIKVIRENKKELWVDGKLKPNNIIPIFEEGTHEIRVII comes from the coding sequence ATGACAGTATTTATACCAATTTTTATAAGTTTGATTGTAATAATTATTTTAATATATTTAATATATAGGAATAGAGAAAATAAAGAGAGTTTAATAGATGATATAAATAATATATTTTTTAGTGAAGACAAACAAAATTTAGGACAATTTGCAGAAGATATTTCAGAATTTCATAGTATAGTATCTAATAGAAAATGTAGAAAATTAGTTTTGGAAAGTTTAGATAAAAGTTATGAGAGAATAATGAACAATTATAAATACATAGTATCTTTAGATGAAGATATAAATATGACTGTACCTGCTGGAGAATGGCTATTAGACAATATATATCTTATAGAAAAACAGTACAAAGATATAAAAAAGAATATGCCATCTTCTTATTATGTAAAATTACCTGTTATAAATAAAGGTATAATGAAATGTTATCCTAGAGTGTATCATTTAGCTTTAGCTATAATACACAATTTACATGGAAACATGAATAAGGATTTTATAATAAAATTTATAAATCAATATCAGAAAAATAATATATTGACTAGTTCAGAAGTATGGGCTTTGCCTATAATGTTAAGGATAGCTTTAATACAAAAAATAGCCATAATAACAGAAGAAATAACATATATACAAAGAGAGAGAAAAAGAGGGGAAGAATTAGCAGATAAAATAATTAAAAATTACAATGACGGAAACATAGAAAAAACTATTGATGAATTAAAGAATAAAGGAATAAATGTTAGTTCTTATTTTATAGAAACATTTATAAATATAATAAATGATAATGGAATAAAAGAAGAAAAATTAAATTTATTTATAAAAGAACAATTAGATATAAGAGAAAAAAATATAGATAATATAATAAATTTAGGATATAGAAAACAATCTAAACAACAAATAGTTATGGGGAACTGTATAAATGGACTAAGAGAGATAGAAGCTATTAATTGGAAAAATATATTTCAAAATGTTAGTGTTATTGAACAAATATTAAAGGAAGATCCTTTAGAAGTTTATAGTGATATGGATTTTCCGTCTAAAAACTTTTACAGAAATAAAATAGAAAGACTTTCAAGAAAATTAAAACTTCCAGAAAGCTATATAGCTAAGAAGAGTATACAGTGTGCAAAGCAATTTAAATCTCAAATCGAGGAAGATAATTATAAAAGACATGTAGGATATTACATAGTAGAAGAAAAAGGTGTTAGATTACTTAAAAAAGTATTAGGTGTAAAAAGTGAAGGAAGAGATAAAATAAAAGATTTTTTAATTAGAAATAAAGTTAGATCTTATATAACTAGCATAATATTTTTTACATTCATATTTGAATTTTTTATTATTAAATCTATAGAATACACCAATATATATGCAACATTGCTACAGTTTATAATACTTTTAATACCTAGTAGTGAAATTGTAGTATCAATATTAAATTGGAGTTTAAACAATTTGACTAAGCCAGATTTTATACCTAAATTACAATTTACAAATGGTATATCTGAAGAAGCTTCAACAGTGGTTGTAATACCTACATTAATAGGAAGTAAAAAAAGAGCTAAAGAATTAGTAAAAGATATGGAGGTCTATTATTTAGCTAATAAAGAAAAGAATCTTTATTTTGCTATTTTAGGAGACTTTAAAGATAGTAACATTGAAAAAGAAGAAAATGATGAAGAAATAATAAAAGAAATGTTAAAGGGAGTAAAAGAATTAAATAATAAGTATTCAAAAGAAAAAGAAATATTTTTCGCTTTAAATAGATATAGAAAATACAACGAAAAAGAAAAAGCTTGGATGGGTTGGGAAAGAAAGAGAGGAAAATTAGAAGAGTTTAATAGGCTTATACGTGGAGATAAAAATACTAGTTATAATGTTATAAGTGGAGATATAAATATCCTAAAAAAGGTTAAATACGTAATAACATTAGATGCAGATACAAAACTTCCAAGAGATGCAGCCAAAAGATTAATAGGTGCCATGGAGCATCCGCTTAACAATCCTATAATAGATAAAGTAAAAAAGAGAGTAGTTCATGGATATGGACTTATGCAACCAAGAATTAGTATAGGTGTAGAGGATGCTAATAAAACCTTATTTTCGAAAATTTTTTCTGGTCAGGTAGGATTAGATACTTATAGTACGGCTGTATCTGATATTTATCAAGATGTATTTAAAGAGGGGATATTTACAGGAAAAGGTATATATCATGTAGATACTTTTAATACTATGCTTAATGGAGAAATAAAAGAGAATTCTGTTTTGAGCCATGATTTATTAGAAGGATCTTATGTTAGGACAGCTTTGGTTACAGATATAGAATTAGTAGACGGATATCCTGCTTATTATAATTCAAGCTGTAAAAGACTACACAGATGGGTTAGAGGAGATTGGCAACTTATACCTTGGATATTTAAAAAAACAGCTATAAATAGATTATCAAAGTGGAAAATGATAGACAACTTAAGAAGAAGTATTTTAACACCTAATATAATTATACTTATATTAATTTCTTTAATTAGTTATTATGGTACTGATGAAATGATTACAGTAGCTTTTCTTTCAATTATAGCACCTATTTTATTCAATGTTTCTGAGGTTATTATTTTCCCAAGTAAAGGGATTGGCTTATCTGGCAGGATAGAAAGTGTTAAAAATGTATTGAAACAATTTTTTATGATATTCGCTTTTATACCACATAAAGCTTATCTTATGTTAGATGCAATAATAAGAACTTCATATAGGCTTTGCATAAGTAAAAAGAATTTATTAGAATGGCAAACAGCAGAAGATGCAGAGAAGATGTCACGAAAGGATATAAAGGGATATATAAAAAGCATGTGGGTAGGTAGCTTAATAGCCTTAATTATACTTTGTTTGGCTATAAGAACATCAAATGAAGTAGCTATATTGCTTGTACCTGCTTGTATAATTTGGACTATTAGTCCTTATATAGCTTTCTATGTAAGTCAAGATAAGAAAACTAAGGTATATTTAAATAAAGATAATAGAGGATTGCTAATTAATATAGCGAGAAGAACTTGGGCTTATTTTGAAGATTTTGTATGTGAGCATACTAAGTGGTTAGCACCAGATAATTATCAGGAACAACCTTATAAGGGAATAGCTTATAGAACATCCCCTACCAATATGGGAATGGGTATAACTTCTAATATCGTAGCTTATGATTTAGGATTTATATCATTAGAAAATCTCATAAATAGATTAGAAAATATAGTATCTAGTATGAATAAACTAGATAAATATGAAGGTCATTTTTATAACTGGTATGATATAAAAAGTGGTAAACCCCTAAATCCTAAGTATATATCTTCAGTAGATAGTGGAAACCTAGTAGGATACTTATGGCTTACAGAAGAATCTTTGAAGGATATAATAAACAAACCTTTATTAGGAGAAAAAAATATTGATGGATTATTGAGTTTATTGGAGTTAGCTAATGAAGAATTAAAAGAAGAAGAAAATATAGATAATTTTTATTTTAATATGATATTTATTTTAAAAGGAATGGAGCCAGATATTGTTTTTATAAATAATATGTTTATAAAGATATTAAATAAGCAAAAGGAATTAGAGAATTTTAATATAGATATAAATAATTTTTATTGGAATAAAAAGCTATATGGCTTTTTAAATGAATTTCTTGAGGAACTTAAAAAATTAATTCCTTGGAAAGATCAAATAATAGAAAATATAGGAATATGTAAAAATATAATAGAAGAAATTAGAGGTTTTTCTATAGAGGTTCCTATAAAAGAGATACCAAATAAAATAAAATATATTATTAAAAATCTAGAACAAATAAAAACAGAAGACAATTATGAAAGAGAATGGATTTCAAACTTTGTAGATAATTTAAATATTAGTAGTGATAATATTAGAAATTTAATCCACAATGTATATGGATTAAACTTAAAAATAGATGAATTGGCTCAAAATACAGATTTTAAACTATTATATAATCAGGAGAGGAATTTATTTACTATAGGTTATAATGTAGATTCAGGAGAGATAGCAAATTCTTATTATGATTTATTAGCTTCAGAAGCTAGGCAAGCGAGCTTTATTGCCATAGCTAAAGGAGATATTCCACAAGATAACTGGATCACGCTAGGTAGAGGTATAACATATATGGGTAAAAAAATAAAAGGTTTAGCTTCTTGGAGCGGGACGATGTTTGAGTATTTTATGCCTTTATTAATAATGAAGAATTATGAAGGGACTTTGTTAGATCAAACATATAAATCAGTTGTAAAGGGACAACAATTGTATACTAGAAATAAGAATATACCTTGGGGAATATCAGAGTCTGCATTTTATCATTTTGATGGGGATAAAAACTATCAATACATGGCTTTTGGAGTGCCTGGCATAGGAATAAAAAGGGGACTATCTAAAGACTTAGTTATATCACCTTATTCAACTGTCTTAGCATTACAACAAGATATAACTGGAAGTATTAAAAATATAAATGATTTGATAGATAGTGATCTATTAGATAGATATGGATTTTATGAGGCTGTAGATTATACTAAAAATAGAATACCTAAAGGAAAGAATAAAGCTGTAATTAAATCCTTCATGGTACATCATCAAGGAATGAGTCTTATGGCTTTAAATAATACTATTAATAATAATATACTTCAAAACAGATTCCATAACAAGCCAGAAGTTAAGGCTACAGAATTATTATTGCAAGAAAGAAAAAGTAGTAGGATTGTCTATAATAGAAGTATAAAAAAATATAATACAGAATTGAAAATTAATAATATTAATCAATATAGTAGAATCTATAATACAGCAAAAACTGATATACCTAGAGTAGGGTTACTATCTAATGGCAATTATTCTTTAATGATTTCTAATAGAGGTGGAGGATATAGTAAAAAAGAGGATACTACTATTTATAGATGGAGAGAAGATTTAACTTCTGATTCTAGGGGATTATTTTTTTATATAAAAAATATAAATTCTAATAATTATTGGAGTGCTACTTATGAGCCTTGTAAATTTGAAGGTGAACATTACAAGGCACAGTTTTCTAGTGATAAAATTACTTTTTCAAGGGAAGATGGCAACATAATAACTGAAACTAATATTACAGTTTCTCAAGAAGAAGATGCAGAAATAAGAAGTATAAATTTAAAAAATAATAGTAACCATGACAGAGTGATAGAAATAACTAGCTATTGTGAGACTACATTAGCAAATTATAATACAGATTTAGTTCATCCTAGTTTTAGTAACTTATTTGTAAAAACGGAATTTAGTGAAGAGCCATTTTGTATTTTAGCCAATAGAAGAAAAAGGAGTGAAATGGATATATCTCCTTGGGTAATACAAACTGTAGCTGTAGAAGGTGAACAAATTGGCGGATTTCAATATGAAACAAGTAGAATAGACTTTATAGGAAGAGGAAGAAACTTATATAATCCAAAGGCTATGGATAATGAAACCAATCTTAAAAACTCTATAGGGCCAGTATTAGATCCTATTATAAGTATAAGAGTTAGAGTAAAATTAAAATCTAAAGAAAATTGTACTATAGCTTATACAACTGCTTTTTGTCATTCCAAAAAAAAGGGAATAGAAATAGCAGAGAAATATAGAAATATAGACAATATAAAAACTGCTTTTAATTTATCATGGAGTCATAGTAATCTAGAAATGAAACGTTTAGGTATAAGATCCACCGCAGCTAATATGTATCAATATATTGTATCTAATATATTATTTATAAATAGAAATATGAAAGAAAGAGAGAAGTATATAAAATATATAAAATCAGGTCAGTCAAATCTTTGGAGCTATGGAATATCAGGAGATTATCCTATAGTTTTAGTTACTTTAGATAAAGAAAGTGGAATAGACATAATAAGACAGCTACTAACTGCTTATAGGTATTGGAAACTTAAAAATATAAATGTAGATTTAATAATAATTAATACTAAAGAAAGTTCTTATATAGAGACAATAGAAGATTCTATATTAAATTTAATAAATACTCTCGGATTAATGCACAATGTAAATAAATCAGCAGGTATATTTTTATTTAATAAATCTACTATGAACGAAGATATTCTAAATTTATTAAGAGCTATATGTAGATTGTATATAGATTGTAATAGGGGCTCTTTAGCAGAACAAATAGATATAGGTAGTAATAAGAATAAGGAATTAGACTTACTAGAAAAAAAAGAAATGCAATATATTACTAAACCATATAAATTTAAAATTCCAAAATTAGAGTATTTTAATGAAATAGGCGGATTTGATATAGAAAATAACGAATATACCATAGTATTAAAAGACTATAACAATACTCCATTACCATGGGTAAATGTAATGTCTAATGGTAATTTTGGATTTCATGTGTCAGAGAGTGGATCATCATATAGTTGGTATAAAAATAGTAGAGAAAATAAATTAACTAATTGGTGTAATGATCCAGTAATAGATGGAGAAAGCGAACATGTCTATATAAGGGATGAAATCACAGGAGAAATATGGAGTATTACACCTAAACCTATAAGAGATAATGAGAAATATATAATAAATCATGGATTTGGTTATTCTAATTTTAAGCATTATACAAAAGGGATAATTGGTGAAATTACAAGTTATTGTCCTATGGAGGATAATTGTAAAATATCTTTAATAAAACTTAAAAATAATACTGATATAAAAAGAGAAATATCTATTACTTATTATGCTTCAACAGTTTTAGGTGTATCTAAACAGTTAAGTTCTCAATATATAAGTACCTATTTAGATGAAGAAGATTTTATATATTCTAGAAATCCCTATAATAGTAGTTTTAAAGAAACTATAGCTTATTTAAAAATAATAGGAGGAAAAGAAGAGTCCTTTACAGGGAATAGAAAAGAATTTTTAGGTATTGATGGTACCATAGAAAATCCTAAAGCATTAAATTATAAAAAGTTAGATGATGAAGTAGGAGCGGGTATAGACCCTTGTATGGCTGAAAATTCAAAAATAACATTAGAACCTAATGAAGAAAGAGTATTAATAGCTATATTGGGAGCAGAAGACAGCATAGATGATGTAAGAGAAAATATTAATAAATATAATAATGAAGTAATGGCTTTTGAAGAATTAAATAATACTAAGGAGTATTGGAGAAAACTTACTAATACTATAAAAGTAAAAACTCCAGATAAAAGCATGGATTTAATGTTAAATGGATGGCTTTTGTATCAGGTTATAGTATGTAGATTATGGGCTAGAACAGCTTTTTATCAATCAGGAGGTGCCTATGGATTTAGAGATCAGCTTCAGGATGTAATGGCAGTATGTTATATAAATCCAGATATAACTAAAAAGCAAATAATATACAGCTCCTCAAGACAGTTTAAAGAAGGAGATGTTCAGCATTGGTGGCATCCAGTAGTAGAAAGTGGTATACGAACTAGATTTTCAGATGATTTATTATGGCTTCCTTATGTAACTATAGATTATATAAAAAACACAGGAGATTATAGTATTTTAGATGAAAGTACAAATTATTTAGAAGAACCACCATTAAAAGAAGGAGAAGATGAAAGATATAATGTAGCTTCTGTATCTAGTGAAAAGGGTACAATATATGAACATTGCATAATAGCTATCAACAGAGCTTTAAAATTTGGAGAACACAATATACCATTAATGGGTTCTGGTGATTGGAATGACGGAATGAGTACTGTTGGAAATCAAGGTAAAGGAGAAAGTGTTTGGCTTGGATGGTTTCTATATACTATTTTAGAATCATTTATAAATATATGTGATTATAAAAAAGATATTGCAAATATGAATAGATATAAGGAATATTCACAGTTTATAAAAGAAAATATAGAGAAGAATGCTTGGGATGGAAGTTGGTACAGAAGAGCTTATTTTGATAATGGTATTCCTTTAGGTTCTATAGAAAATGATGAATGTACTATAGACTCTCTATCACAATCTTGGTCAGTTATATCAGGAGCAGGGAAAGAAAGTAGAGTTAAAGAGGCAATGGCAGCTGTTGAAAAAAATCTTATTAAAAAAGATAAAGGAATAATCTCTCTTTTAACTCCAGCTTTTGATAAATCAAATTTACAACCAGGATATATAAAGGGATATTTACCTGGTGTTAGAGAAAATGGAGGACAATATACTCATGCAGCAATATGGGTGGTATTAGCTTTTTGTAAGTTAAAAATGGAGGATAAATCATGGAGTTTATTTAATATGATAAATCCCATAAATCATACAAAATCTTATTTTAATTGTCAAAATTATAAAGTTGAGCCTTATGTTATGACTGCAGATATATATGATGTAGAACCTCATGTGGGAAGAGGAGGTTGGAGCTGGTATACAGGAGCTGCTGCTTGGATGTATAGAATAGGCATAGAAGGGATATTAGGATTAAATTTAAAAGGAAAAGATGGATTTTATATAGATCCATGTATACCTAAAGATTGGAATGAATATGAGATAATTTATAATAGAGGAAGCTGTAAATATAATATAAAAGTTATTAGAGAGAATAAAAAAGAACTTTGGGTAGATGGTAAATTAAAACCTAATAATATTATACCAATATTTGAGGAAGGCACACATGAAATAAGGGTTATAATATAA
- a CDS encoding desulfoferrodoxin has translation MIKLNEVYKCEVCGNMVQVVHASAGQLVCCGKPMRLLEENTTDAALEKHVPVVEKTENGVKVKIGEKEHPMEEKHYIEWIEVITENKIYKKYLKPGEKPEAEFKLDEEVVKVREYCNIHGLWKK, from the coding sequence ATGATAAAATTAAACGAAGTATACAAATGTGAAGTCTGTGGTAATATGGTACAGGTTGTTCATGCTTCAGCAGGACAATTAGTGTGCTGTGGTAAACCTATGAGACTATTGGAAGAAAATACAACAGATGCAGCATTAGAAAAACATGTTCCAGTGGTGGAAAAGACAGAGAATGGGGTTAAAGTAAAAATTGGAGAAAAGGAACATCCAATGGAGGAAAAGCACTATATAGAATGGATAGAAGTTATAACAGAAAATAAGATTTATAAAAAATATTTAAAACCAGGAGAAAAACCAGAGGCAGAATTTAAATTAGATGAAGAAGTAGTAAAGGTTAGAGAATATTGCAATATTCATGGATTATGGAAAAAATAA
- the trpS gene encoding tryptophan--tRNA ligase, whose product MEDNKKVIFSGIQPSGNLTLGNYLGALKNWVKLQDEYNCYYCVVDLHAITVKQEPKDLRRRTLEVLAIYIASGIDPDKNTIFIQSHVPTHCEAGWLLNCNTYIGELFRMTQYKDKSQRYGESVSAGLLTYPVLMAADILLYNTDLVPVGKDQKQHLEITRDLAQRFNNLYSPTFKMPDPYIPEAGAKIMDLQDPTKKMSKSADNPNSYILIMDSPEIIRKKINRSVTDSLGIVKYTDDQSGIKNLMTILNTITGMTMEEIEKKYEGQGYSQFKNDVAEAIISELEPIQNKVNELLNNKEYLESIYKKGAEKAYKTSYKMLRKMQKKIGFIPR is encoded by the coding sequence ATGGAAGATAATAAAAAGGTTATATTCAGTGGAATTCAACCTTCTGGAAATCTAACTTTAGGTAATTATTTAGGTGCATTGAAAAATTGGGTTAAGTTACAAGATGAATATAATTGTTATTATTGTGTAGTGGATTTACATGCTATAACAGTAAAACAAGAACCTAAAGATTTAAGAAGAAGAACTTTAGAAGTATTAGCAATATATATAGCTTCAGGTATAGATCCTGATAAAAATACTATATTTATACAATCACATGTACCTACTCATTGTGAAGCAGGGTGGCTTTTAAACTGTAACACATATATAGGAGAATTGTTTAGAATGACTCAGTATAAAGATAAATCTCAACGCTATGGGGAATCTGTAAGCGCAGGGTTATTAACTTATCCAGTTTTAATGGCTGCAGATATATTATTATATAATACAGATTTGGTACCAGTAGGTAAAGACCAAAAACAACATTTAGAAATAACAAGAGACTTAGCTCAAAGATTTAATAATTTATATAGTCCAACTTTTAAAATGCCAGATCCATATATACCAGAAGCTGGAGCGAAAATAATGGACCTTCAAGATCCAACAAAAAAAATGTCTAAATCAGCAGACAATCCAAATTCATATATATTAATTATGGATTCACCAGAAATTATAAGAAAGAAAATTAATAGATCAGTAACAGATAGCTTGGGTATAGTTAAATATACAGATGATCAGTCAGGAATTAAAAATTTAATGACAATATTAAATACAATAACAGGTATGACTATGGAAGAAATAGAAAAGAAGTATGAAGGGCAAGGGTATTCTCAATTTAAAAATGATGTGGCAGAAGCTATAATTTCAGAATTAGAACCAATTCAAAATAAAGTAAATGAACTTCTAAATAATAAAGAATATTTAGAATCCATATATAAAAAAGGTGCAGAAAAAGCTTATAAAACATCTTATAAAATGTTAAGAAAAATGCAAAAGAAAATAGGATTTATACCTAGATAA
- the yidA gene encoding sugar-phosphatase, which translates to MYKLIALDMDGTLLNNKQTISAENKEAIKSAISKGSKVVLATGRPLKGIEKYLEELDLINNGDYAIAFNGALVQETKTGKVLYQNNMTKDDLKILYKLSKEFNIDIHFLTIDGCYTPKFNIYSKIETKLNNIPLNIVDFDNISDDLKIIKIMFVGSEEKITEVIKLIPKELQEKYNVVRTASIYLEFLNKATSKGYGVEKLCNTLNIDKKDVICAGDAENDMHMIEYAGLGVAMGNAYPQVKKVADYITKTNEENGVAHVIKKFIL; encoded by the coding sequence ATGTATAAATTAATAGCATTAGACATGGATGGAACTCTTCTTAATAATAAACAAACTATTTCTGCAGAAAATAAGGAAGCTATAAAATCTGCTATATCCAAAGGCTCTAAAGTAGTTTTAGCTACAGGAAGACCTCTTAAAGGTATTGAAAAATATTTAGAAGAATTAGATTTGATTAATAATGGTGATTATGCCATCGCTTTTAATGGTGCTTTAGTTCAAGAAACAAAAACAGGCAAAGTTCTATACCAAAACAATATGACTAAAGATGATTTAAAAATACTATATAAGTTAAGCAAAGAATTTAATATAGATATTCACTTCTTAACTATTGATGGATGCTATACACCTAAATTTAATATATATAGCAAAATAGAAACTAAGCTTAATAATATACCTTTAAATATAGTAGATTTTGATAATATATCTGACGACTTAAAAATAATAAAAATAATGTTTGTAGGTAGTGAAGAAAAAATAACTGAAGTAATAAAACTAATACCAAAGGAACTCCAAGAAAAATATAATGTAGTTAGAACTGCATCTATTTATTTAGAATTTTTAAATAAAGCTACTAGTAAAGGCTATGGGGTAGAAAAATTATGTAATACTCTAAATATAGATAAAAAAGATGTAATATGTGCCGGTGATGCAGAAAATGATATGCATATGATAGAGTATGCTGGCTTAGGAGTAGCTATGGGAAATGCTTATCCTCAAGTAAAAAAAGTAGCTGACTATATTACTAAGACTAATGAAGAAAATGGAGTAGCTCATGTTATAAAAAAATTCATTTTATAA